The nucleotide window TTTCATTTTATACTTCTCATTTACCGCTTGATGCTCATCCTAAGTCTGGTAATAATGCTCAATTAATGAAGATACTGGGGGTAGAAATAAAAGATTCTATGGGATCTTATGGAGGACAAAGTATTGGATGGATTGGAGAAAGATCTCCTATTTCCGTTGAAGAAATAGTTAAAAAACTAGAAAAGACAATAGATTCAAAACCAATTATATTAAAAAGAGGGAAGAATAAAATAAAGAGAATCGCAATTGTTAGTGGGGGGGCTCCGTTTCTTG belongs to Candidatus Nealsonbacteria bacterium and includes:
- a CDS encoding Nif3-like dinuclear metal center hexameric protein, which encodes MAKLKELVLFLDKYLDNSKFEDDSWNGLQIEGLDNVKKIAFCVTAGLDVFKEAKKQGADMIVAHHGIFWKKADPSMKGWMKDRVSFLLDNDISFYTSHLPLDAHPKSGNNAQLMKILGVEIKDSMGSYGGQSIGWIGERSPISVEEIVKKLEKTIDSKPIILKRGKNKIKRIAIVSGGAPFL